In Apium graveolens cultivar Ventura chromosome 10, ASM990537v1, whole genome shotgun sequence, the following are encoded in one genomic region:
- the LOC141691516 gene encoding uncharacterized protein LOC141691516: MEKDWISKERDSLEYEVGVEKFLIYAEENFKNPKKIPCPFCKCVNFKKFSVKVIRGHLYKNVFSLGYIDWIWHRSKTGSSFVGSTVPPHEEEQNADAFKSAFEAASEAAAASEAATAGASQAAVVCEAAYRNPGGKSGGDGYDKNSHVFKRFVTDAQQPLFEGSDCTKLDSVLKLHNWKARFSASSIQNSTRVPMNVFYIWGVNETASECPKCKSSRWKVGKDGRERYKVPEKVMWYFPIIPRFKRMFKSSSTAELLTWNSNQRIHDGQMRHSADSPSWRNIDYRCPAFGSEPRNLRLALSADGSNPHNNGLTNRYSCWPVVLVTYNLPPWLCMNRKFMMLIILVSGPHEPGNNLDVFLHPLVDDLKKLWEEGEPNVYDAFTKTFFTLRATLLWTINNFPAYGNLSGYVNKGYLGSPV; this comes from the exons ATGGAGAAAGATTGGATTTCAAAAGAGAGGGATTCGttggaatatgaagtcggggttGAAAAGTTTTTGATTTACGCcgaagaaaattttaaaaatcctAAAAAAATACCTTGCCCCTTCTGTAAATGTGTTAATTTCAAGAAATTTTCGGTCAAAGTAATAAGGGGTCATCTCTACAAGAATGTTTTTAGTCTTGGGTATATTGATTGGATTTGGCACAGATCCAAGACTGGTAGTTCGTTTGTTGGTAGTACAGTGCCCCCTCATGAAGAGGAGCAGAATGCAGATGCATTTAAATCAGCCTTTGAAGCTGCATCAGAAGCGGCTGCTGCATCGGAAGCGGCGACTGCGGGTGCTTCACAAGCTGCTGTGGTTTGTGAAGCAGCATATCGTAATCCGGGGGGTAAATCAGGGGGCGATGGCTACGATAAAAACTCGCATGTTTTTAAGAGGTTTGTGACCGATGCTCAACAACCTTTATTTGAGGGCAGCGACTGCACAAAATTAGATTCGGTGTTAAAATTACATAACTGGAAAGCGAGATTCAGT GCCTCGAGTATACAAAATTCCACGCGTGTCCCAATGAATGTGTTCTATATATGGGGTGTAAATGAGACTGCTTCGGAGTGTCCAAAGTGCAAGTCATCTCGCTGGAAGGTGGGTAAGGATGGTAGAGAAAGGTATAAAGTCCCGGAAAAAGTTATGTGGTACTTTCCGATCATCCCGAGATTTAAACGGATGTTTAAATCTTCTTCGACAGCTGAGTTATTGACATGGAATTCCAATCAAAGAATTCATGATGGCCAGATGCGCCACTCTGCCGACTCTCCTTCTTGGCGGAATATCGATTATAGGTGTCCTGCCTTCGGAAGTGAGCCAAGAAATCTTCGACTAGCTTTGTCGGCTGATGGTAGTAACCCACATAACAATGGGCTAACCAATCGATATTCTTGTTGGCCGGTAGTATTGGTAACATATAATCTTCCTCCGTGGTTATGTATGAACAGGAAATTTATGATGTTAATTATATTGGTCTCCGGTCCACATGAACCAGGTAACAACCTTGATGTGTTCTTACATCCATTAGTTGATGATTTGAAAAAGCTTTGGGAAGAAGGTGAACCAAATGTATACGATGCCTTCACAAAAACTTTTTTCACTTTAAGGGCGACTTTGTTATGGACGATTAACAATTTCCCGGCATATGGTAATTTGTCTGGCTATGTTAATAAGGGTTATTTGGGTAGTCCAGTGTGA